One region of Vulgatibacter sp. genomic DNA includes:
- a CDS encoding DUF2325 domain-containing protein, translating into MRIAMIGGLDRNERLFEQLAATYGHELEFHGGHMSGRGAGELRSLVERAELVVLTPDVNSHGAVQLGKKAARESERPFVVLRTCGVSRFRALLDALATRQAA; encoded by the coding sequence ATGCGCATCGCGATGATCGGCGGCCTCGACCGCAACGAACGCCTCTTCGAGCAGCTCGCCGCCACCTACGGGCACGAGCTCGAGTTCCACGGCGGCCACATGAGCGGCCGCGGCGCCGGCGAGCTCCGCTCCCTGGTGGAGCGGGCGGAGCTGGTGGTCCTCACCCCCGACGTGAACAGCCACGGCGCGGTGCAGCTCGGCAAGAAGGCCGCCCGCGAGTCGGAGCGGCCCTTCGTGGTCCTGCGCACCTGCGGCGTCTCCCGCTTCCGTGCCCTCCTCGACGCCCTCGCCACCAGGCAGGCGGCTTAA
- a CDS encoding cytochrome-c peroxidase: MKRLLLAALLVGAGAGAAACDAGSDETPPPILTAEELQRLRRLGPLGEPPPSPTNRFADDPAAARLGQALFFDVRMSSDGIVSCGTCHDPAHGFADPNPLSFGSFGREGSRHASTLTNVAYNAFQFWDGRADSLWAQPIQAIENPAEGDFTRTEVAHHIDTHYRSSYEPIFGPVPDLAGVPDRAGPGDPEWEVMTEAERDAVLRICANVGKALEAYMRRFVSRDSRLDRFLAGDESALTEAELRGAKVFVAEERGRCIVCHDGPNLTDDRFHNIGIPDASGDTGRFDGVAKLLADPLNGDGPYSDAPGGRLAGLVQRTDQIGQFKTPTLRDVTLRPPYGHAGSFENLEAFIEFHDQGGGAAGTFAGEKEGTIRPIGLSAQEKADLLAFLHALEGAPLPPELIAPLR, translated from the coding sequence GTGAAGCGGCTCCTGCTCGCGGCGCTCCTCGTCGGAGCCGGGGCCGGCGCCGCCGCCTGCGACGCGGGCTCCGACGAGACGCCGCCGCCCATCCTCACCGCGGAAGAGCTGCAGCGGCTGCGGCGCCTCGGTCCCCTGGGCGAGCCGCCGCCCTCCCCCACCAACCGCTTCGCCGACGATCCCGCAGCGGCGCGCCTCGGGCAGGCGCTCTTCTTCGACGTGCGGATGAGCTCCGACGGCATCGTCTCCTGCGGCACCTGCCACGATCCCGCCCACGGCTTCGCGGACCCCAACCCCCTCTCCTTCGGCTCCTTCGGCAGGGAGGGGAGCCGCCACGCCTCCACGCTGACCAACGTCGCGTACAACGCCTTCCAGTTCTGGGACGGCAGGGCCGACTCGCTCTGGGCGCAGCCGATCCAGGCGATCGAGAACCCGGCGGAGGGTGATTTCACCAGGACCGAGGTCGCCCACCACATCGACACCCACTACCGCTCGAGCTACGAGCCGATCTTCGGGCCAGTCCCCGATCTCGCGGGCGTCCCCGACCGGGCGGGCCCCGGTGATCCGGAATGGGAGGTGATGACCGAGGCGGAGCGCGACGCGGTCCTGCGGATCTGCGCCAACGTGGGCAAGGCCCTCGAGGCCTACATGCGCCGATTCGTCTCGCGGGACAGCAGGCTCGACCGCTTCCTCGCAGGCGACGAGAGCGCGCTCACCGAGGCGGAGCTCCGCGGCGCGAAGGTCTTCGTGGCCGAGGAGCGCGGCCGCTGCATCGTCTGCCACGACGGTCCCAACCTGACCGACGACCGCTTCCACAACATCGGCATTCCGGACGCGAGCGGGGACACGGGCCGCTTCGACGGCGTGGCGAAGCTCCTCGCCGATCCGCTCAACGGCGACGGCCCCTACAGCGACGCGCCGGGTGGCAGGCTCGCAGGCCTCGTGCAGCGGACCGATCAGATCGGCCAGTTCAAGACGCCGACCCTGCGGGACGTGACCCTGCGGCCGCCCTACGGCCATGCGGGGAGCTTCGAGAACCTCGAGGCGTTCATCGAGTTCCACGACCAGGGTGGCGGCGCAGCCGGCACCTTCGCCGGCGAGAAGGAGGGGACGATCCGGCCGATCGGCCTCTCCGCCCAGGAGAAGGCCGATCTCCTCGCCTTCCTCCACGCCCTCGAGGGCGCGCCGCTGCCTCCCGAGCTCATCGCGCCCCTTCGTTAA
- a CDS encoding FixH family protein: MKKLPVLLALLAATSFACGSESETEADHGHQHGGGGEHDHYTPGMQRLTEDGLYEVTLYSDPGPPEMGLNVFTLGLADAAGAPVTGATVTVVPFMTAHGHGSDRDPVVTEEVDSPGTYTATDVSLTMLGVWDLEIGVDGAEGSDVVHFRFDVQ; the protein is encoded by the coding sequence ATGAAGAAGTTGCCGGTCCTCCTCGCGCTGCTCGCCGCGACCTCGTTCGCCTGCGGCAGCGAGTCGGAAACGGAAGCCGATCACGGGCACCAACACGGCGGTGGTGGCGAACACGACCACTACACGCCCGGGATGCAGCGGCTGACCGAGGACGGCCTCTACGAGGTCACCCTCTACAGCGACCCGGGGCCGCCGGAGATGGGGCTGAACGTCTTCACCCTCGGCCTCGCCGACGCTGCCGGCGCGCCGGTCACTGGCGCCACGGTCACCGTCGTTCCCTTCATGACCGCCCACGGGCACGGCTCGGACCGCGACCCGGTGGTCACCGAGGAGGTCGACAGCCCGGGCACCTATACGGCGACGGACGTGTCGCTGACGATGCTGGGGGTCTGGGACCTCGAGATCGGCGTGGACGGAGCGGAGGGCTCGGACGTGGTCCACTTCCGCTTCGACGTCCAGTGA
- a CDS encoding energy transducer TonB, giving the protein MFESFSRHDRAAGERRRWAFSLGFGVFAYGGLVAGAVLLGGAAPPKPVEEEPIEVVFAPQPEPEPLPPPPPPEPAAPEPPPAAPMVSAPKHLKRKAPDPAQKPKKLEAPAKIADEKPEEKDAKDFAVAAAAPGEGDAAGREGGTGIPGTQVASIEPDAKPVARPVRRKKPVQLPENATPPKLLPASGAPTFPAEMKAQGKEGLVILKVVIDENGRIAALKLMKGDEPFVSAAIAWAKATKWQPAVAAGGEKLPVFKILQIPFRLRM; this is encoded by the coding sequence ATGTTCGAATCCTTCTCGAGGCACGACAGGGCAGCAGGAGAGCGCCGGCGCTGGGCCTTTTCGCTCGGCTTCGGCGTCTTCGCCTACGGGGGGCTCGTCGCCGGCGCGGTGCTGCTCGGCGGCGCGGCGCCGCCGAAGCCGGTGGAAGAGGAGCCGATCGAGGTGGTCTTCGCGCCGCAGCCGGAGCCCGAGCCGCTCCCGCCGCCACCGCCGCCGGAGCCTGCTGCGCCGGAGCCGCCGCCTGCGGCGCCGATGGTCTCCGCCCCGAAGCACCTCAAGCGCAAGGCGCCGGACCCGGCACAGAAGCCGAAGAAGCTCGAGGCCCCGGCGAAGATCGCCGACGAGAAGCCGGAGGAGAAGGACGCGAAGGACTTCGCCGTGGCCGCTGCGGCGCCCGGCGAGGGCGACGCAGCGGGCCGCGAGGGCGGCACCGGCATCCCCGGGACCCAGGTCGCCTCGATCGAGCCCGACGCGAAGCCGGTGGCCAGGCCCGTGCGCCGGAAGAAGCCGGTGCAGCTCCCCGAGAACGCCACGCCGCCGAAGCTCCTGCCCGCGTCCGGCGCCCCGACCTTCCCTGCGGAGATGAAGGCCCAGGGCAAGGAGGGCCTCGTCATCCTCAAGGTCGTCATCGACGAGAACGGCAGGATCGCCGCGCTCAAGCTGATGAAGGGAGACGAGCCCTTCGTCTCCGCCGCCATCGCCTGGGCGAAGGCCACGAAGTGGCAGCCGGCGGTCGCCGCCGGCGGCGAGAAGCTCCCCGTCTTCAAGATTCTCCAGATCCCCTTCCGCCTCCGCATGTGA
- a CDS encoding MotA/TolQ/ExbB proton channel family protein: MEIDLLHLWAQMGIAAKLVVISLSVMAIITIAVTIDRLVAISRWHREAAKYAPRAAEAVRGHQYAAFVAEVGDNKHPLPRLLRAGLKSYLDGIKQPSHEITAVEFARRELARVAEMIGADCRRGMNALASIASVAPFVGLFGTVVGIIAAFEGIAKTGSGGLGAVSAGIAEALIVTGIGLGVAIPAVLLFNFLSAKIDRFELSLQTASGELIDQLEKNHGHDRERVAA, translated from the coding sequence ATGGAAATCGATCTTCTGCATCTCTGGGCCCAGATGGGCATCGCCGCCAAGCTGGTGGTCATCTCGCTCTCCGTCATGGCGATCATCACGATTGCGGTGACCATCGACCGCCTCGTGGCGATCTCCCGCTGGCACCGCGAGGCGGCGAAATACGCCCCGCGCGCAGCCGAGGCGGTGCGCGGCCACCAGTACGCGGCCTTCGTCGCCGAGGTGGGCGACAACAAGCACCCGCTGCCGCGGCTCCTCCGCGCCGGCCTCAAGAGCTACCTAGACGGGATCAAGCAGCCCTCCCACGAGATCACCGCGGTGGAGTTCGCTCGCCGCGAGCTGGCCCGGGTGGCGGAGATGATCGGCGCCGACTGCCGCCGCGGCATGAACGCCCTCGCCTCGATCGCGTCGGTGGCGCCCTTCGTCGGCCTCTTCGGCACGGTGGTCGGCATCATCGCGGCCTTCGAGGGGATCGCGAAGACGGGCTCCGGCGGCCTGGGCGCCGTCTCGGCCGGCATCGCCGAGGCGCTCATCGTAACCGGCATCGGTCTCGGCGTCGCCATCCCGGCGGTGCTCCTCTTCAACTTCCTGAGCGCGAAGATCGACCGCTTCGAGCTCTCCCTGCAGACCGCTTCTGGCGAGCTGATCGACCAGCTGGAGAAGAACCATGGGCATGACCGTGAGCGGGTCGCGGCGTAA
- a CDS encoding ExbD/TolR family protein: MGMTVSGSRRKGGAKPEINVTPLVDVVLVLLIIFMVVTPQMESGASVDLPSIQFPDEEGKGKLDPIELTYTAAGQYLIHKEAIPADRLEERLAQMHEAEPNRRLVLRGDVKLQYGQVRGLFTMCERIGFPGVSLVVSESGDKKVPDGVPTEDAAG, translated from the coding sequence ATGGGCATGACCGTGAGCGGGTCGCGGCGTAAGGGCGGCGCGAAGCCCGAGATCAACGTCACGCCTCTCGTCGACGTCGTCCTCGTGCTGCTCATCATCTTCATGGTGGTGACGCCGCAGATGGAGAGCGGCGCCTCGGTGGACCTCCCCTCGATCCAATTCCCGGACGAGGAGGGGAAGGGAAAGCTCGACCCCATCGAGCTCACCTACACCGCCGCCGGGCAGTACCTGATCCACAAGGAAGCGATTCCGGCGGATCGGCTCGAGGAGCGGCTCGCGCAGATGCACGAGGCCGAGCCCAACCGCCGCCTCGTCCTCCGCGGCGACGTCAAGCTGCAGTACGGCCAGGTCCGCGGGCTCTTCACGATGTGCGAGCGGATCGGCTTCCCCGGTGTCTCGCTGGTGGTTTCCGAATCGGGTGACAAGAAGG